The window GTGGATGACATCGCACATGCAATTATAAGCTCCATGAAAAAAGAGAGGGCGTGAACACGTTGGATGTAAACCAATACTTAGATATCTTTTTAGATGAAAGCAGAGAACACTTACAAACTTGTAATGAAAAACTTCTTGATTTAGAAAAGAACCCAACCGACTTGCAGCTAGTGAATGATATATTCAGAGCGGCTCACACATTGAAAGGCATGAGTGCAACGATGGGCTACGCTGATATGGCTCAGCTCACACATCATTTAGAAAACATGTTTGATGCCATTCGAAATGAACAAATGATTGTCACACCTGAGTCAATGGACACGATGTTTGAAGCACTTGATCACCTTGAAGCAATGGTTCAATCAATTGCAGAAGGCGGAGATGGGAAACGCGATGTCACAGAGGTTAGTAAAAAGCTAGATGTGACAGGAAGCCATGCTGAGGCAGCTCCTAGTGTTGAAACAGCGGATGTATCAGCTGCGGCTGCTAACGACTTAGACTATAACGAATTTGAACGAACAGTGCTTGATGAAGCGAGAGAACAAGGCTTTAAATGTTATGAACTCAATGTAACATTAAGTGACGCATGCTTATTAAAAGCTGTTCGTGTCTATATGATCTTTGAAAGACTGAACGAAGCAGGCGAGGTCGTCAAAACAGTTCCAAATGCAGAACTTTTAGAATCAGAAGATTTCGAATCTGAATTTAGTATTTCTTATTTATCTAAACAACCGATGGATGAAGTGAAAAAAATCGTGATGACGATCTCAGAAGTTGAACAAGTTGAGATCTCAGAAGTCTCTGCATTTGAAGACGCGGCTCCAGCTGAAAAACAAGAAGCAAAACCTGAACAGGAAAAAGAAGAAGTCTCCGTGCCTGCTGCGAAAGCACCAGCAAACGATGCGCCAAAAGCAAACGGCAATAACGGTGCAGCTGCCGGCGGAACAAAAACGATTCGTGTCAACATTGACCGTCTCGATTCTCTCATGAATCTATTTGAAGAACTGGTGATTGACAGAGGCCGTTTAGAGCAGATAGCCAAAGAATTAGAAAATAATGAACTTACAGACACAGTTGAAAGAATGACACGTATTTCTGGAGATCTGCAATCGATCATCCTGAACATGAGAATGGTCCCTGTGGAAACAGTGTTTAACCGATTCCCTCGTATGATCCGTCAATTGACAAAAGAGCTGAATAAGAAAATTGAACTGATCATTGAAGGTGCTGAGACAGAGCTTGACCGAACAGTCATCGATGAGATTGGAGATCCGCTCTTACACTTACTTAGAAACAGTCTAGATCACGGTATTGAATCGCCAGAAGAACGTGTGAAAAAAGGCAAGCCAGAAAAAGGCACCGTTCTATTAAAGGCGTATCATAGCGGAAACCACGTCTTCATTGAAGTAGAAGATGATGGCGGCGGAATTAACCGTAAGAAAGTGCTTGAAAAAGCATTAGAGCGCGGGGTTATTACTGAAAGAGAAGCGGAAACGCTTGAAGATCATCAAATTGATTCATTGATCTTTGCAGCAGGTTTCTCTACAGCTGATACGATTTCTGACATCTCAGGCCGCGGTGTAGGCCTTGACGTTGTGAAAAACAAGCTGGAATCACTAGGCGGATCTGTGAGCATCAACTCAACAGAAGGACAGGGCTCACTATTCTCGATCCAGCTTCCGCTTACATTATCGATTATTTCCGTTCTTCTTGTGAAATTGGAAGAGGAAACATTTGCGATTCCGATTTCTTCTATTATTGAAACGGCTGTCATTAAGAAAAGCGACATCCTTCAAACGCATGATCGTGAAGTGATTGATTTCCGCGGATTTATCGTACCGGTCGTGTACTTGAAGAAACAATTCCACGTACCAAATGCGAATGAATTAGAGGAAGAACTGCACATCATCGTTGTTCGTAAAGGAGATAAGCTGACAGCATTTGTGGTCGATTCATTTATTGGTCAGCAAGAGGTTGTATTGAAATCACTAGGAGATTACCTGCCAAACGTGTTTGCGATCTCAGGCGCAACAATCCTAGGTGACGGTCAAGTTGCACTCATCGTTGACTGTAATGCACTGATCAAGTAAAAAACAATAGAGGAGCGGTCTGAAATGAGTACAGATATCAAAACTGGCGAAAAGATGATTGTGTTTATCGTAAACAAAAAAGAATACGCCATTTCAGTATCAGAAGTAAAGTCCATTGAAAAATGGCAGCAGCCGACAAGAGTCCCTGGCGTTGCCCCTTATATATGTGGTGTTATTAATCTGCGCGGTGTCGTGACACCTGTCATCGACCTTAGAGTCAGACTTGGATCAACTGACAACGACATTACAGATGAAACAAGAATGATTATTGTACAAGTTGGTGACATTGAAGTCGGCTGGATTGTTGATGAAGCGAATGATGTCATTACAGTCCATCAAGAAGAAGTAGAATCTTCTCCTGAATCAGCTGAAAAAGAAGGACAATCATGGGTGACAGGTATCATTAAGCATGATCAGCGTCTATTTAATATCATTCATCCTGGTGCCGTCCTCGACAAGAGCGTTCAAGATGCACCTGTTCATTAAGGAGGATGTGAAATGAGCATTTTCAATGAAATAAAAGATGAACAGCTGGATGTATTAAGAGAGGTTGGGAATATTGGAGCAGGCCACGCCGCGTCTGCTCTTGCCAGCCTATTGGATCGCAAAATAGATATGGCTGTTCCGTTTGTCAAGGTTCTCTCGTTTGAAGAATTAATGGATTTCTTTGGCGGTGCAGACCTCCCAGTTGCAAGTATTTTCCTGCGGATGGAAGGAGATTTATCCGGCTCTATCTTTTTCATTATGCCATTTGAGCAAGCAGAGCAATTTGTAAGAGAGCTTGTACAGGATCCGGCATTTGATATTGATACCATTCACGAGCATGTGATGGGGACGTCAGCACTACACGAGCTGGGAAATATTTTAGCAGGCTCTTATTTATCAGCCCTTGCCGATTTAACAAAATTGCAGCTTCACCCAAGTGTTCCAGATGTTACGCTCGATATGTTCGGGGCTGTCATTAGTGAAGGGTTAATGCAATTCAGCCCTCTAGGGGATCAGGCAATTGTGATTGATACATCGATTTTTGATGATCAAAATAAGCA is drawn from Bacillus pumilus and contains these coding sequences:
- a CDS encoding chemotaxis protein CheA, translated to MDVNQYLDIFLDESREHLQTCNEKLLDLEKNPTDLQLVNDIFRAAHTLKGMSATMGYADMAQLTHHLENMFDAIRNEQMIVTPESMDTMFEALDHLEAMVQSIAEGGDGKRDVTEVSKKLDVTGSHAEAAPSVETADVSAAAANDLDYNEFERTVLDEAREQGFKCYELNVTLSDACLLKAVRVYMIFERLNEAGEVVKTVPNAELLESEDFESEFSISYLSKQPMDEVKKIVMTISEVEQVEISEVSAFEDAAPAEKQEAKPEQEKEEVSVPAAKAPANDAPKANGNNGAAAGGTKTIRVNIDRLDSLMNLFEELVIDRGRLEQIAKELENNELTDTVERMTRISGDLQSIILNMRMVPVETVFNRFPRMIRQLTKELNKKIELIIEGAETELDRTVIDEIGDPLLHLLRNSLDHGIESPEERVKKGKPEKGTVLLKAYHSGNHVFIEVEDDGGGINRKKVLEKALERGVITEREAETLEDHQIDSLIFAAGFSTADTISDISGRGVGLDVVKNKLESLGGSVSINSTEGQGSLFSIQLPLTLSIISVLLVKLEEETFAIPISSIIETAVIKKSDILQTHDREVIDFRGFIVPVVYLKKQFHVPNANELEEELHIIVVRKGDKLTAFVVDSFIGQQEVVLKSLGDYLPNVFAISGATILGDGQVALIVDCNALIK
- a CDS encoding chemotaxis protein CheW, whose translation is MSTDIKTGEKMIVFIVNKKEYAISVSEVKSIEKWQQPTRVPGVAPYICGVINLRGVVTPVIDLRVRLGSTDNDITDETRMIIVQVGDIEVGWIVDEANDVITVHQEEVESSPESAEKEGQSWVTGIIKHDQRLFNIIHPGAVLDKSVQDAPVH
- a CDS encoding chemotaxis protein CheC, producing the protein MSIFNEIKDEQLDVLREVGNIGAGHAASALASLLDRKIDMAVPFVKVLSFEELMDFFGGADLPVASIFLRMEGDLSGSIFFIMPFEQAEQFVRELVQDPAFDIDTIHEHVMGTSALHELGNILAGSYLSALADLTKLQLHPSVPDVTLDMFGAVISEGLMQFSPLGDQAIVIDTSIFDDQNKQELKGNMFLLPDFESFEKLFKALGNL